The DNA sequence CTCGGCGACGCTTATAGCGAATTGAAGCAATACGACAAAGCTATCAGCAAATACCGCGAGGCCGCCACTACCAATCCTAACAGTTTTACCTCTCCCCTTTACCTGATGAAACTGGCTTTGGTATACGAGGCAACCAATAATGTTCCTGAGGCGGTTAAAACCTACAAGACGATCAAAACGGAGTACTGGCAATTTGCCCAGACCCAGAATATAGACGCATATATTGCAAAACTGGAGCAAAAAGCCCCTTCGGGAAATGAGTAAGGAAGGTGTTTAGCTTCCCTGGTATTTTGTAAGCCCTGAATAGCATATGTCCTCTATTTATAAAAACCTTTCAGATTTTTCGGATACAACCATCCCCCCGGCTAAAGGGTTCCGATTCGGGATCGTGGTAGCTGAATGGAACAAGGAAATTACAGAAAGCTTGTACGAAGGCGCTTTCCAAACCCTGCTCGGACATGGCGCAGAAAAAGAGGCCATTACACGTATTAATGTACCCGGAAGTTTCGAGCTTACGGCAGGCGCCGCAATGCTGGCGGAAAAAGGAAATTATGACGCGGTAATATGCCTTGGGTGCGTTATCCAGGGAGAGACCCGGCATTTTGACTTTATTTGCCAGGCGGTGGCGGCCGGACTTACCGAACTATCAGTAAAATATAGCAAATCCTTTGTTTTTGGCGTACTTACACCCAATACCATGCAGCAGGCGCTTGACCGGGCCGGCGGGAAGCATGGGAACAAGGGCGATGAAGCGGCCGTAACGGCCATAAAAATGGCGGCCCTTGCCAGGCGCTTATCCTGAATTGTAAAAAATCACTATCTTCGTAAAAAAGAGATAGCATTCATGAAGAAGATCGCCTTATTTTTCATCGGGCTTTTTCTTGCCGGAGCCCTCCTTGGTTCATGCGCGGCAGGCGAAAAATGCCCCACCTTCCGGAACGGTAAACTCAAACATTCACAAAGGTAATTCCGTTATATTTCATACGAATTTCATTCTATGATCGAACTACCTGTAATTCCGGCTGAACCCAGGAAAAGAAAGCCCGATTGGCTGCGCGTAAAATTGCCTACCGGCAAAGAGTACGCCCATGTGCGTTCCCTGGTTGATAATTATAAGCTGCATACAATCTGCGAAAGCGGAAATTGCCCTAATATGGGAGAATGCTGGGGTGCAGGAACCGCAACATTCATGATCCTGGGAAATATATGTACCCGCTCCTGCTCTTTTTGCGCGGTGGCTACCGGCAGGCCTCTTGCTGTGGATTACGATGAACCCGAACGGGTAGCTTCGTCCGTGCAGTTAATGGGAGTAAAACATTGCGTCATCACTTCTGTTGACAGGGACGACCTGAAAGACGGCGGGTCCATCATTTGGGCCGAAACCATTCGGGCCGTCAGGCGCAAATCGCCCGAAACTACTTTGGAAACCCTGATTCCTGACTTTAAAGGAATATGGGCCAACCTGGAGCATGTACTTGAAGAAGCGCCGGAAGTGGTATCGCATAATGTGGAAACCGTACAACGACTTACGCGGGAAGTACGGATCCAGGCTAAGTATGAACGGAGCCTGGAATGCCTCCGGAGGATCAGCCAGGCAGGCATGCGCACCAAAACAGGGATTATGCTGGGCCTTGGGGAAACCGAAGCTGAAGTACTGGAGGCAATGGATCACCTGCTGGAAGCGGGCGTCCATATCCTTACACTGGGCCAGTACCTGCAGCCTACGCAAAAGCACCACCCGGTAATTGAATACATTCATCCCGACCAGTTCGCTAAATATAAGGAAGCCGGCCTCGGCAAAGGATTTCGTTACGTGGAAAGTGGCCCGATGGTCCGCTCTTCCTATCACGCTGAACGGCACTTATTCGATATGCAGCCTTAGGCCGGTATTGGTCATCCCGCGGACAGACAAGCGGAGCGTATTTTGATTTAAGCCCGGAGTTCATTAGATTTAGTAAGCCAATTAGGCCACCATATTAAACACACTAAGATGCTTGAAAAATTACTGGAGCAGGCTAAGGGCCAGCTTATCCCCTCCCTGATCGATGATCCGGAAGTCGACAACGCACATGCCGAACAAATCGCAGAGGTAAGCGGGGATACCGTTATTAATTCGCTCTTAGGGCAGGCCCGGAGCGGGGATTATTCAGGTTTGCAGGAATTGCTGTCCGGCAATGATACGGACGCATCCAGCCCGGCGGTGAATAACCTGGTACCGCAGGTCGCCGAAAATTTGATATCGCGTCTAGGCCTTTCTCCTGAGATGGCGCAAAACATTGCAGGAAAGGTGATCCCCATGATCATGAATATGCTGAACGGGAAAGTGCAGGATGCCCAAAGCCGGGGAATAGATATCGGCGGTTTGCTCGGAGGATTAATGAGCGGAAACGGACAGGGCGGCGGTTTACTTGGCAAACTGGGCGGTATGTTCGGCGGAGGAAGGAAAGGCGGCTCCGGCGATAATCAACCGGACATTTCCAGCTTGCTCGGAAAATTCTTTTAGCAAGGACTCCATTGGCTTCTTATTTGAGCCAGATTTGCATTCCAGCATGCTTTTTATTGCATACAGGCTTCGTTCTTATTCCGGTTTCGTCCTTTTCAGGCCGGCGCCTTATTCCGGGCCGTTCTTATTCAGACTCAGCCGGAAGTTATTATAACCCAGCCCTAAACTGATCAGGACCAGCTGCTGCTGGATCATTTCCAGGAGCGCCAGGAAGTTATATACCAGCTGCACTTTATCCCGGCTCAGCAGCAGTATGTCTTCAAAATTCATTTTCCCCGCAGCTGTAAGCGTGTTCAGAATAATTTCTTTCTGATCCTGAATGTTATAGGGGTATTGGGTAACTGTATGGACCACCTCCGCACTTTCATTC is a window from the Anseongella ginsenosidimutans genome containing:
- the ribH gene encoding 6,7-dimethyl-8-ribityllumazine synthase, encoding MSSIYKNLSDFSDTTIPPAKGFRFGIVVAEWNKEITESLYEGAFQTLLGHGAEKEAITRINVPGSFELTAGAAMLAEKGNYDAVICLGCVIQGETRHFDFICQAVAAGLTELSVKYSKSFVFGVLTPNTMQQALDRAGGKHGNKGDEAAVTAIKMAALARRLS
- the lipA gene encoding lipoyl synthase, which codes for MIELPVIPAEPRKRKPDWLRVKLPTGKEYAHVRSLVDNYKLHTICESGNCPNMGECWGAGTATFMILGNICTRSCSFCAVATGRPLAVDYDEPERVASSVQLMGVKHCVITSVDRDDLKDGGSIIWAETIRAVRRKSPETTLETLIPDFKGIWANLEHVLEEAPEVVSHNVETVQRLTREVRIQAKYERSLECLRRISQAGMRTKTGIMLGLGETEAEVLEAMDHLLEAGVHILTLGQYLQPTQKHHPVIEYIHPDQFAKYKEAGLGKGFRYVESGPMVRSSYHAERHLFDMQP
- a CDS encoding DUF937 domain-containing protein gives rise to the protein MLEKLLEQAKGQLIPSLIDDPEVDNAHAEQIAEVSGDTVINSLLGQARSGDYSGLQELLSGNDTDASSPAVNNLVPQVAENLISRLGLSPEMAQNIAGKVIPMIMNMLNGKVQDAQSRGIDIGGLLGGLMSGNGQGGGLLGKLGGMFGGGRKGGSGDNQPDISSLLGKFF